A window from Prinia subflava isolate CZ2003 ecotype Zambia chromosome Z, Cam_Psub_1.2, whole genome shotgun sequence encodes these proteins:
- the LOC134563879 gene encoding ras-related protein Rap-2c, producing the protein MREYKVVVLGSGGVGKSALTVQFVTGTFIEKYDPTIEDFYRKEIEVDSSPSVLEILDTAGTEQFASMRDLYIKNGQGFILVYSLVNQQSFQDIKPMRDQIVRVKRYEKVPLILVGNKVDLESEREVLSAEGRALAQEWGCPFMETSAKSKTMVDELFAEIVRQMNYASLPEKQDQCCTTCIVQ; encoded by the exons ATGCGGGAGTACAaggtggtggtgctgggcagCGGGGGGGTGGGGAAGTCCGCCCTGACGGTGCAGTTCGTCACCGGGACCTTCATCGAGAAGTACGACCCCACCATTGAGGACTTCTACCGCAAGGAGATCGAGGTGGACTCGTCCCCCTCGGTGCTGGAGATCCTGGACACGGCGGGCACCGAGCAGTTCGCCTCCATGCGCGACCTCTACATCAAGAACGGGCAGGGATTCATCCTCGTCTACAGCCTGGTCAACCAGCAGTCCTTCCAG GACATCAAGCCGATGAGGGACCAGATTGTCCGGGTGAAGAGATACGAGAAGGTTCCTCTGATCCTAGTGGGCAATAAAGTGGATCTGGAGTCGGAGAGGGAAGTCTTATCTGCAGAAGGCAGAGCCCTGGCTCAGGAGTGGGGCTGTCCCTTCATGGAGACGTCAGCCAAGAGCAAAACAATGGTGGATGAACTGTTTGCTGAGATCGTCAGGCAAATGAACTATGCCTCCCTGCCTGAAAAACAAGATCAGTGTTGTACAACTTGCATCGTCCAgtga
- the FRMD7 gene encoding FERM domain-containing protein 7 isoform X2, which yields MLHLKVQFLDDSQKIFVVDQKSCGKGLFNLTCSHLNLVEKEYFGLEFHSQAGNQVWLEPLKPITKQVKMDPGHLREELTRYLFTLQIKKDLAQGRLPCSDKSAALLVSHLLQSELGDFHEETDQQHLTTHRYLPNQEYLDNKIMHYHRRHRGKTPAESDVQLLDVARKLEMYGIRLHPASDGEGTQINLAVTHMGVLVLRGNTKINTFNWSKIRKLSFKRKHFLIKLHANISALCKDTLEFTMVSRDTCKAFWKTCVEYHAFFRLSEEPKSKPKAFLCSKGSSFRYSGRTQRQLLEHGRKAKMKSLPFERKHYTSRYNERQCRSSPDLLTDVSKQMEELRLAYGSRGSYHANGVHGSEPTLDSRRRSSTMEVTFATEMERSKPEAPLTFLPHSKSSSAFPLLYAELEMERAWEPIDLFGARNPLTSFRPHHQFAGNSKSTSVGNMREVSARPLVYTDVPCPLPVVTPAPPVLFYLDRALQPPGPALAPGEDTAGPAAASGPVAANDPRQSPGGTQAGQFHREAAGTAAGTSMVGEKRALARSFDYGLQEQPPRRSWSQSDMKTIRFPYGSEFRPLGPCPALSSRKGGVFWHVPAQQGLASGPRRSTERYLGSSTESSDSDSDLLAADYCSLYGRVLRSPMARVRLSSGSLQLDEEDEEVSFATSAAGERISRGASKYFT from the exons ATGCTGCACCTGAAAGTCCAGTTCCTGGATGATTCCCAGAAGATCTTTGTAGTTGAT CAAAAATCCTGTGGGAAAGGGCTCTTCAACCTCACCTGCAGCCACCTCAACCTTGTGGAGAAGGAGTACTTTGGGCTGGAGtttcacagccaggctgggaaccAG GTCTGGTTGGAACCACTAAAACCCATAACAAAGCAAGTCAAAA TGGACCCTGGCCACCTGAGAGAAGAACTGACCAG GTACCTCTTCACCCTCCAGATCAAGAAGGACCTGGCACAGGGGCggctgccctgcagtgacaAGAGCGCGGCGCTGCTCGTCTCCCACCTGCTGCAGT cTGAGCTGGGTGACTTCCACGAGGAGACAGACCAGCAGCACCTGACCACACACAGGTACCTGCCTAACCAGGAGTACCTGGACAACAAGATCATGCACTACCACCGGAGACACAG AGGGAAGACGCCGGCCGAGTCGGACGTTCAGCTGCTGGACGTGGCCAGGAAGCTGGAGATGTACGGAATCCGCCTGCACCCCGCCAGCGACGGCGAGGGGACACAGATCAACCTGGCCGTGACACACAtgggggtgctggtgctgcGG GGCAATACGAAGATCAACACCTTCAACTGGTCCAAAATTCGCAAACTGAGTTTCAAGAGGAAGCATTTTCTCATCAAGCTCCATGCAAACATCTCT GCGCTGTGCAAGGACACGCTGGAGTTCACTAtggtgagcagggacacctgcaAGGCCTTCTGGAAGACATGTGTGGAGTACCATGCCTTCTTCAGGCTCTCTGAAGAGCCCAAATCAAAGCCCAAGGCCTTTCTGTGCAGCAAAGGTTCCAGCTTCCGCTACAG TGGGAGGACTCAgcggcagctgctggagcatgGCAGGAAGGCTAAGATGAAGAGCCTGCCCTTTGAGAG GAAACACTACACATCCCGCTACAATGAGAGGCAGTGCCGCTCCTCCCCGGACCTGCTGACAGATGTATCAAAGCAG ATGGAGGAGCTGCGCCTGGCCTACGGCAGCCGGGGCTCCTACCACGCCAACGGAGTGCACGGCTCCGAGCCCACCCTGGACAGCCGGCGCCGCAGCTCCACCATGGAGGTGACGTTTGCCACTGAGATGGAACGCTCCAAGCCCGAAGCACCCCTCACCTTCCTGCCCCACTCCAAAAGCTCGTCTGCCTTCCCCCTGCTCTACGCCGAGCTGGAGATGGAGCGGGCGTGGGAGCCCATCGACCTCTTTGGAGCCAGGAATCCCTTGACATCCTTTCGGCCCCACCACCAGTTCGCTGGGAACAGTAAAAGCACCTCTGTGGGCAACATGCGGGAAGTGAGCGCCCGCCCACTGGTGTACACGGatgtgccctgtcccctgcccgtGGTGACCCCGGCCCCCCCTGTGCTCTTCTACCTGGACAGGgcgctgcagcccccaggccctgcacTGGCCCCTGGCGAGGACACAGCCGGACCGGCCGCTGCAAGCGGCCCCGTGGCAGCGAATGACCCCCGGCAGAGCCCGGGCGGGACCCAGGCTGGGCAGTTCCACCGTgaggctgcaggcacagccgCGGGCACCAGCATGGTGGGGGAGAAGAGGGCACTGGCTCGCTCCTTCGACTATGGcctccaggagcagcctccCAGGCGGTCTTGGAGCCAGTCGGACATGAAAACCATCCGCTTCCCCTACGGCTCTGAGTTCAGGCCCCTGGGGCCGTGCCCTGCGCTGAGCAGCCGCAAAGGGGGTGTTTTTTGGCATGTCCCAGCCCAGCAAGGGCTGGCTTCTGGGCCGCGGCGCTCCACCGAGCGCtacctgggcagcagcaccgaGTCCAGCGACTCTGACTCGGACCTGCTGGCCGCTGACTACTGCTCGCTGTACGGCCGCGTGCTGCGCTCGCCCATGGCCCGCGTGCGGCTCTCCTCGGGCAGCCTCCAGctggatgaggaggatgaggaggtcTCCTTTgccaccagtgctgctggagagaggatTTCCAGAGGGGCCTCCAAGTATTTCACCTAG
- the FRMD7 gene encoding FERM domain-containing protein 7 isoform X1: MLHLKVQFLDDSQKIFVVDQKSCGKGLFNLTCSHLNLVEKEYFGLEFHSQAGNQVWLEPLKPITKQVKNPKEVLFKFMVKFFPVDPGHLREELTRYLFTLQIKKDLAQGRLPCSDKSAALLVSHLLQSELGDFHEETDQQHLTTHRYLPNQEYLDNKIMHYHRRHRGKTPAESDVQLLDVARKLEMYGIRLHPASDGEGTQINLAVTHMGVLVLRGNTKINTFNWSKIRKLSFKRKHFLIKLHANISALCKDTLEFTMVSRDTCKAFWKTCVEYHAFFRLSEEPKSKPKAFLCSKGSSFRYSGRTQRQLLEHGRKAKMKSLPFERKHYTSRYNERQCRSSPDLLTDVSKQMEELRLAYGSRGSYHANGVHGSEPTLDSRRRSSTMEVTFATEMERSKPEAPLTFLPHSKSSSAFPLLYAELEMERAWEPIDLFGARNPLTSFRPHHQFAGNSKSTSVGNMREVSARPLVYTDVPCPLPVVTPAPPVLFYLDRALQPPGPALAPGEDTAGPAAASGPVAANDPRQSPGGTQAGQFHREAAGTAAGTSMVGEKRALARSFDYGLQEQPPRRSWSQSDMKTIRFPYGSEFRPLGPCPALSSRKGGVFWHVPAQQGLASGPRRSTERYLGSSTESSDSDSDLLAADYCSLYGRVLRSPMARVRLSSGSLQLDEEDEEVSFATSAAGERISRGASKYFT, encoded by the exons ATGCTGCACCTGAAAGTCCAGTTCCTGGATGATTCCCAGAAGATCTTTGTAGTTGAT CAAAAATCCTGTGGGAAAGGGCTCTTCAACCTCACCTGCAGCCACCTCAACCTTGTGGAGAAGGAGTACTTTGGGCTGGAGtttcacagccaggctgggaaccAG GTCTGGTTGGAACCACTAAAACCCATAACAAAGCAAGTCAAAA ATCCTAAGGAGGTTCTTTTCAAATTTATGGTGAAATTTTTCCCAGTGGACCCTGGCCACCTGAGAGAAGAACTGACCAG GTACCTCTTCACCCTCCAGATCAAGAAGGACCTGGCACAGGGGCggctgccctgcagtgacaAGAGCGCGGCGCTGCTCGTCTCCCACCTGCTGCAGT cTGAGCTGGGTGACTTCCACGAGGAGACAGACCAGCAGCACCTGACCACACACAGGTACCTGCCTAACCAGGAGTACCTGGACAACAAGATCATGCACTACCACCGGAGACACAG AGGGAAGACGCCGGCCGAGTCGGACGTTCAGCTGCTGGACGTGGCCAGGAAGCTGGAGATGTACGGAATCCGCCTGCACCCCGCCAGCGACGGCGAGGGGACACAGATCAACCTGGCCGTGACACACAtgggggtgctggtgctgcGG GGCAATACGAAGATCAACACCTTCAACTGGTCCAAAATTCGCAAACTGAGTTTCAAGAGGAAGCATTTTCTCATCAAGCTCCATGCAAACATCTCT GCGCTGTGCAAGGACACGCTGGAGTTCACTAtggtgagcagggacacctgcaAGGCCTTCTGGAAGACATGTGTGGAGTACCATGCCTTCTTCAGGCTCTCTGAAGAGCCCAAATCAAAGCCCAAGGCCTTTCTGTGCAGCAAAGGTTCCAGCTTCCGCTACAG TGGGAGGACTCAgcggcagctgctggagcatgGCAGGAAGGCTAAGATGAAGAGCCTGCCCTTTGAGAG GAAACACTACACATCCCGCTACAATGAGAGGCAGTGCCGCTCCTCCCCGGACCTGCTGACAGATGTATCAAAGCAG ATGGAGGAGCTGCGCCTGGCCTACGGCAGCCGGGGCTCCTACCACGCCAACGGAGTGCACGGCTCCGAGCCCACCCTGGACAGCCGGCGCCGCAGCTCCACCATGGAGGTGACGTTTGCCACTGAGATGGAACGCTCCAAGCCCGAAGCACCCCTCACCTTCCTGCCCCACTCCAAAAGCTCGTCTGCCTTCCCCCTGCTCTACGCCGAGCTGGAGATGGAGCGGGCGTGGGAGCCCATCGACCTCTTTGGAGCCAGGAATCCCTTGACATCCTTTCGGCCCCACCACCAGTTCGCTGGGAACAGTAAAAGCACCTCTGTGGGCAACATGCGGGAAGTGAGCGCCCGCCCACTGGTGTACACGGatgtgccctgtcccctgcccgtGGTGACCCCGGCCCCCCCTGTGCTCTTCTACCTGGACAGGgcgctgcagcccccaggccctgcacTGGCCCCTGGCGAGGACACAGCCGGACCGGCCGCTGCAAGCGGCCCCGTGGCAGCGAATGACCCCCGGCAGAGCCCGGGCGGGACCCAGGCTGGGCAGTTCCACCGTgaggctgcaggcacagccgCGGGCACCAGCATGGTGGGGGAGAAGAGGGCACTGGCTCGCTCCTTCGACTATGGcctccaggagcagcctccCAGGCGGTCTTGGAGCCAGTCGGACATGAAAACCATCCGCTTCCCCTACGGCTCTGAGTTCAGGCCCCTGGGGCCGTGCCCTGCGCTGAGCAGCCGCAAAGGGGGTGTTTTTTGGCATGTCCCAGCCCAGCAAGGGCTGGCTTCTGGGCCGCGGCGCTCCACCGAGCGCtacctgggcagcagcaccgaGTCCAGCGACTCTGACTCGGACCTGCTGGCCGCTGACTACTGCTCGCTGTACGGCCGCGTGCTGCGCTCGCCCATGGCCCGCGTGCGGCTCTCCTCGGGCAGCCTCCAGctggatgaggaggatgaggaggtcTCCTTTgccaccagtgctgctggagagaggatTTCCAGAGGGGCCTCCAAGTATTTCACCTAG